In Saccharolobus solfataricus, a genomic segment contains:
- a CDS encoding transcriptional regulator PaaX — MKIQSLFFTLYGDYIKDAGGTISSKSLIIILKEFGFSEGAIRAGLHRMKKAGLIVSERGKDKKIRYKLSEKGLLRLLEGTRRVYEKTRRRWDGKWRIVVYNIPENNREVRDRLRRELKWLGFGMLAQSTWISPNPIEDTLRKFINDLYNSTNSVKVDIFVADYLDQPNHLVERCWNLVEVEQAYKSFLEEWSPMLKKVNSMKSNEAFVTRIELVHEYRKFLNIDPDLPEDLLPQNWIGYKAYDLFMKLREELTPKANEFFYKVYEP, encoded by the coding sequence ATGAAGATACAATCGTTATTCTTTACATTGTATGGAGATTACATAAAAGATGCGGGAGGAACGATAAGTTCCAAAAGCTTGATTATTATTCTTAAAGAATTTGGTTTTTCAGAAGGTGCGATTAGAGCTGGTTTACACAGAATGAAGAAAGCCGGTTTAATAGTCTCTGAAAGGGGAAAAGATAAGAAAATAAGATATAAATTGTCTGAAAAAGGGCTGTTGAGATTACTAGAAGGAACTAGGAGAGTCTATGAAAAGACTAGAAGAAGATGGGATGGCAAATGGAGGATAGTAGTGTATAACATTCCAGAAAATAACAGGGAGGTAAGAGATAGATTGAGGAGAGAGCTAAAATGGTTAGGATTTGGAATGCTAGCTCAGTCAACATGGATATCACCAAATCCTATTGAAGATACGTTAAGGAAATTTATCAATGATCTCTACAACTCGACCAATAGCGTGAAGGTAGACATTTTTGTGGCAGATTATTTAGATCAACCTAATCATTTGGTAGAAAGATGTTGGAATTTAGTTGAAGTCGAACAAGCTTACAAGTCTTTTTTAGAAGAATGGTCTCCAATGCTTAAAAAGGTCAACTCCATGAAAAGTAATGAAGCGTTTGTAACTAGGATAGAATTAGTCCATGAATATAGAAAATTTCTAAATATAGACCCTGATTTACCAGAAGATTTATTGCCCCAGAATTGGATAGGTTATAAGGCATATGACCTCTTCATGAAACTGAGAGAGGAATTAACACCAAAGGCAAATGAGTTCTTTTACAAGGTGTATGAGCCATAA
- a CDS encoding RNA-guided endonuclease InsQ/TnpB family protein, producing the protein MQLTSDVGFRFRAYTNEQALRALKAQLRLACEVYNTLRWADTYFYQRDGKGLTQTELRQMALDLRKQDEEYKQLHSQVVQQIVDRFYEAKKRFMDGLARFPREKKPHKYYSLVYSQSGWKVLSLREIRRKSNHKKKLMKLYLSHLGVFNVIVHRDFPLDKVKRIIVKLEPSGRIYIIFVVDYEFKALPSTGKVVAIDVGIEKLVTTSDGQYFPNLKPFERALTKVRELHRSLSRKRFLSHNWFKAKVKLARVYEHVKNLRKDIYMKLGKYFAEYYDIVVMEDISVKKLVGKSLKVRRRLHDVGFYEFRTILEYQLIKYGKKFTLVDPAYTSMTCARCGYVREDLTLFDRVFVCPKCGWIVDRDYNASLNILRRSGSERPSVWSSAFYRWQGGAMKQEALSVRGG; encoded by the coding sequence ATACAATTAACGTCTGACGTAGGATTCCGCTTCCGCGCTTATACTAACGAACAAGCATTGAGGGCGTTAAAAGCCCAGTTGAGGCTAGCATGTGAGGTATATAACACCCTACGTTGGGCAGACACCTATTTCTACCAAAGGGATGGGAAAGGACTTACACAGACGGAGTTAAGACAGATGGCCCTTGACTTAAGAAAGCAGGATGAGGAGTACAAACAACTTCACTCACAAGTTGTTCAACAGATAGTAGATCGTTTTTACGAGGCTAAGAAGAGGTTTATGGACGGGCTAGCACGCTTTCCAAGAGAAAAGAAACCGCACAAGTACTACTCGCTAGTTTACTCTCAATCGGGATGGAAAGTGTTGAGCTTAAGGGAAATAAGAAGAAAGAGTAATCACAAGAAGAAGTTAATGAAGCTCTACCTATCTCATCTAGGAGTCTTCAACGTGATAGTACACAGGGACTTCCCTCTAGATAAGGTGAAGAGAATCATAGTGAAGTTAGAGCCGTCTGGGAGAATATACATCATTTTCGTGGTTGATTACGAGTTCAAGGCCCTTCCATCTACTGGAAAAGTTGTCGCGATCGACGTGGGAATTGAGAAACTCGTAACTACCTCCGATGGTCAGTATTTCCCTAACCTGAAGCCTTTTGAGAGGGCCTTAACCAAGGTAAGGGAACTTCATAGGTCTCTTTCGAGGAAGAGATTCCTCTCTCATAACTGGTTCAAAGCTAAGGTTAAGTTGGCTAGGGTTTATGAGCACGTGAAGAACTTGAGGAAAGATATTTACATGAAGCTCGGTAAGTATTTTGCAGAATACTACGATATCGTGGTAATGGAGGATATTAGCGTTAAGAAGCTGGTTGGTAAGTCTCTCAAGGTGAGGAGGAGGCTTCACGATGTTGGTTTTTACGAGTTTAGGACGATACTGGAGTATCAACTAATAAAATACGGTAAGAAGTTCACTCTCGTCGATCCAGCATACACGTCGATGACTTGTGCTAGATGCGGATACGTCAGGGAAGATTTAACTCTCTTCGACCGCGTGTTTGTTTGTCCTAAATGCGGTTGGATAGTAGACCGTGACTATAATGCTTCTCTCAACATCTTACGTAGATCGGGGTCGGAACGACCCTCAGTGTGGAGCTCTGCCTTCTACCGCTGGCAAGGTGGGGCTATGAAGCAGGAAGCCTTGTCCGTTAGGGGAGGGTAG
- a CDS encoding ABC transporter permease: MFEIMLYEWRRAIARKKVIVLSIITFIFELGIYLAIYLVPSKSLKTLIIPLSPYLWALGVLLPQVLLIHFLAISIASGSMAEEYEQGTVDYFISKPITRLRFVMEKWLGSFSLLLIIYLFMVVLALVLSSLLFGVQSDLILLPELFSSVVFSTLVFLNIAFAIGEILRRSNLSFTISGFILIASIIVSDVLVFVSLLTNNRSYEMISEYLPTWGSTELPFMLLQNSPFSTIARGLNILPSISNNVGLAIVSIVVYSLVPLVLSIINFLGRDIPKKVS, encoded by the coding sequence ATGTTTGAGATCATGCTTTACGAGTGGAGAAGGGCAATAGCTAGGAAAAAGGTCATAGTACTATCTATAATAACGTTCATCTTTGAACTCGGCATTTACTTAGCAATATATTTAGTACCTTCAAAGTCACTGAAGACATTAATAATTCCCCTATCTCCCTATTTATGGGCTCTTGGGGTACTATTACCACAAGTCCTCCTAATACACTTCTTAGCAATATCGATAGCTTCTGGATCAATGGCAGAAGAATATGAACAAGGAACAGTAGATTATTTCATATCAAAACCAATAACTAGGTTGAGATTTGTTATGGAGAAGTGGCTTGGTTCATTCTCCTTACTTTTAATTATTTACCTATTCATGGTAGTGCTTGCCTTAGTCCTTTCATCTCTTCTCTTTGGAGTACAAAGTGATTTAATACTATTACCAGAGCTCTTCTCTTCAGTAGTATTCTCAACATTAGTCTTCCTAAACATCGCCTTTGCAATAGGTGAAATACTGAGGAGGAGTAATCTATCCTTTACAATTAGTGGATTCATCTTAATAGCCTCAATAATAGTATCTGACGTACTCGTCTTCGTGTCTTTATTAACCAACAATAGAAGCTACGAGATGATTTCAGAGTATCTACCAACGTGGGGTTCCACTGAGTTACCATTTATGCTACTACAGAACTCACCATTCTCAACAATAGCTAGGGGACTGAACATTCTGCCTTCCATAAGTAATAATGTGGGGTTAGCTATTGTGTCGATTGTGGTATATTCCCTTGTTCCATTGGTTTTATCCATAATAAACTTCTTGGGGAGAGATATACCGAAGAAGGTAAGTTAG
- a CDS encoding ABC transporter ATP-binding protein, with protein sequence MIVVSNIVKKYGNKIALDNVSLEVKKREFVSLIGPNGAGKTTLIRILLTLMKPDRGEVQILGENPFKSKRIFKEVGYVQEIPNYPPFLTGKQVLELSAKIRGVDKSEVNRVLEFVEMENYANNPIVKYSKGMVQRIAIAEALLGNPSILIMDEPNMGIDPIFSLKTRELLNKLKRKDNVSILMTSHELEDVKKLSDRIFMIYKGKIVFSGTVEDMVKEFLGIQVVVETDEIEKAEGVLKGIEYVKGIFNDGNRLIAKLNEDRREELLKDLVTSGVKVKGFYIDLNLEEAYMRALGNV encoded by the coding sequence ATGATCGTTGTAAGCAATATTGTCAAGAAATACGGCAATAAAATAGCCTTAGATAATGTCTCATTAGAGGTTAAGAAAAGGGAATTCGTCTCACTTATAGGCCCCAATGGTGCGGGAAAAACCACACTTATCCGAATCCTACTCACTCTCATGAAGCCAGATAGGGGAGAAGTGCAAATACTTGGGGAAAATCCTTTCAAGAGTAAGAGAATCTTTAAGGAAGTCGGCTACGTTCAAGAAATTCCCAATTACCCACCATTTCTTACTGGAAAGCAAGTGCTAGAACTTTCAGCTAAGATAAGGGGAGTGGACAAAAGTGAGGTGAATAGGGTTTTGGAATTTGTTGAAATGGAGAATTACGCAAATAATCCCATAGTTAAGTACAGTAAGGGAATGGTTCAGAGAATAGCAATTGCTGAAGCCTTGCTTGGGAATCCCTCTATTCTAATAATGGATGAGCCAAATATGGGAATTGACCCTATCTTTTCTCTGAAGACAAGAGAGCTACTAAACAAGTTGAAGAGAAAAGATAACGTATCCATTTTGATGACATCTCACGAGTTAGAGGATGTAAAGAAGCTATCTGATAGAATATTCATGATATATAAGGGGAAGATAGTTTTTAGTGGTACTGTTGAGGATATGGTTAAGGAGTTTTTAGGTATACAAGTAGTAGTAGAAACGGACGAAATTGAAAAGGCCGAGGGAGTGCTAAAGGGGATAGAATACGTTAAAGGAATATTTAACGATGGGAATAGATTAATAGCCAAACTTAATGAGGATAGGAGAGAGGAATTGTTAAAGGATTTGGTTACAAGTGGTGTTAAGGTAAAGGGTTTCTATATTGACCTAAACCTGGAAGAGGCTTACATGAGGGCATTAGGAAATGTTTGA
- the ilvC gene encoding ketol-acid reductoisomerase, translating to MDKTVLDANLDPLKGKTIGVIGYGNQGRVQATIMRENGLNVIVGNVKDKYYELAKKEGFEVYEIDEAVRRSDVALLLIPDEVMKEVYEKKIAPVLQGKKEFVLDFASGYNVAFGLIRPPKSVDTIMVAPRMVGEGIMDLHKQGKGYPVLLGVKQDASGKAWDYAKAIAKGIGAIPGGIAVISSFEEEALLDLMSEHTWVPILFGAIKACYDIAVKEYGVSPEAALLEFYASGELAEIARLIAEEGIFNQMVHHSTTSQYGTLTRMFKYYDVVRRIVENEAKYIWDGSFAKEWSLEQQAGYPVFYRLWELATQSEMAKAEKELYKLLGRKVKND from the coding sequence ATGGATAAAACAGTTTTAGATGCGAATTTAGATCCGTTAAAGGGAAAGACAATAGGTGTAATTGGTTACGGCAATCAAGGAAGGGTTCAAGCTACTATCATGAGGGAAAATGGTCTAAACGTTATTGTAGGAAATGTTAAGGATAAATATTATGAATTGGCTAAGAAAGAAGGATTTGAAGTTTACGAGATAGATGAAGCAGTGAGGAGGTCCGATGTCGCGTTGCTTTTAATTCCAGATGAAGTAATGAAAGAAGTTTATGAAAAGAAGATAGCTCCAGTTTTACAAGGGAAAAAGGAGTTCGTGTTAGATTTTGCAAGCGGGTATAATGTAGCTTTTGGGCTCATTAGACCCCCTAAAAGTGTTGATACTATAATGGTTGCTCCCAGAATGGTTGGGGAGGGGATTATGGATTTGCACAAGCAAGGTAAAGGTTACCCTGTACTGTTAGGAGTTAAACAAGATGCGTCTGGAAAGGCGTGGGACTACGCTAAAGCAATAGCTAAGGGTATAGGTGCGATACCAGGTGGGATTGCTGTGATTTCCTCATTTGAGGAGGAGGCGTTATTGGACTTAATGAGTGAGCACACTTGGGTACCAATACTATTTGGGGCAATAAAGGCTTGTTATGACATTGCCGTAAAGGAATATGGAGTATCTCCAGAAGCTGCGTTATTGGAGTTTTACGCTTCTGGAGAGTTAGCGGAAATCGCTAGACTAATTGCTGAAGAGGGAATATTTAACCAAATGGTGCATCACAGTACTACTAGCCAATACGGTACTTTAACAAGAATGTTCAAGTATTATGACGTGGTAAGGAGAATTGTTGAGAATGAAGCTAAGTATATATGGGATGGTAGTTTCGCTAAGGAGTGGTCTTTGGAGCAACAAGCTGGTTATCCAGTATTCTATAGATTATGGGAATTAGCTACGCAGAGTGAAATGGCTAAGGCTGAAAAGGAGTTATATAAGCTTCTGGGAAGAAAGGTTAAAAATGATTAG